A stretch of Malus sylvestris chromosome 11, drMalSylv7.2, whole genome shotgun sequence DNA encodes these proteins:
- the LOC126590748 gene encoding uncharacterized protein LOC126590748 — protein sequence MTTQPGTNWTLLEDVALCTSWVQVTHDSITGNEMQLREMWSLIHTNYLEKMGGQRTKESMSSRWKLLSQSFSTWRDALAQASGNLRSGENLTDQELQAQAWYGAKTKSKNKTFTRFECWNIVKDCPKFRVVHVGPEVFMNSTPLHSTPEHASHDHDEDDEEVPETPPVEQASGSTRYPIRPQGKKASKRKGNASKNDYAKYMEDLARQGELNLAREMAKFEADKAREDAKAAAFERKFEADERERELLRQEREHRREERMAERDRDIMKEPLEGKSPDSKYFWKSEKADVLRRRRAREARARGDGPSTTREDYPSMTREDHPSTTNWLGDGYHPFTNP from the exons atgactactcaaccaggtacgaattggacgcttcttgaagatgttgcgttgtgtactagttgggttcaagttactcatgattcgattacgggtaatgagatgcagttgcgagaaatgtggagtcttattcataccaattatcttgagaaaatgggtgggcaaagaactaaggaatcgatgtccagtcgttggaaattacttagtcaatcgtttagtacgtggagagacgccttggcacaagctagtggtaatcttcgaagtggggaaaatttaacggatcag gaacttcaagcacaagcttggtatggtgccaaaaccaaaagcaaaaacaaaacattcacccggtttgaatgttggaatattgtcaaagattgtcctaaatttagagttgtgcatgtcggtccagaagttttcatgaacagcacccctctacactctacaccTGAGCATGCCTCGCATGatcatgatgaagatgatgaagaagtgcctgaaacgccccccgttgaacaagcgtcggggtcaacccgttatccaattaggcctcaaggtaagaaggcttcaaagagaaaaggtaatgcttccaagaatgattatgcaaagtatatggaagatcttgcccgccaaggtgaattgaatttggcccgggaaatggctaaatttgaggctgataaggctagagaggatgcaaaagctgcagcttttgagagaaaatttgaagctgatgagagagaaagagaactacttcggcaagaaagggaacatagaagagaagaaagaatggctgaacgagatcgtgacattatgaaggagcctttagaagggaagtctccagactctaaatatttttggaagtcagAGAAAGCGGATGTGTtgcgaaggaggcgtgcaagagaagcgagagcaagaggagatggtcctagcaccacAAGAGAAGATTATCCTAGCAtgacaagagaagatcatcctagcaccacaaattggttaggtgatgGTTATCATCCATTCACgaacccataa